A part of Anabas testudineus chromosome 7, fAnaTes1.2, whole genome shotgun sequence genomic DNA contains:
- the hipk1a gene encoding homeodomain-interacting protein kinase 1 isoform X4, giving the protein MSDRLRCVEPSDTDMASQLQVFSSPSVSSSAYSRSKRLKVENSAWDVSNHTNLGDGYYQQSPTQGAAASTSGSNFNPVYNSNQVPPPTAGSREQTVVRAADSTGSLRGPPSSSSSSSSSSRRVKDAESSSQPCDLYHKQYSLKRKSEEVDSSDSVQILEELSAPVVSNRTGGAGGTTTAQSIAHSTSTTKSSNSHSEGDYQLVQHEILCSMSNSYEVLEFLGRGTFGQVAKCWKRGTNEIVAIKILKNHPSYARQGQIEVSILSRLSTENADEFNFVRSYECFQHKNHTCLVFEMLEQNLYDFLKHSKFSPLLLKCIRPILQQVATALMKLKSLGLIHADLKPENIMLVDPLRQPYRVKVIDFGSASHVSKAVCSTYLQSRYYRAPEIILGLPFCEAIDMWSLGCVIAELFLGWPLYPGASEYDQIRYISQTQGLPAEYLLSAGTKTSRFFNRGPDSSYPLWRLKTPAEHEAEMGIKSKEARKYIFNCLDDMMQVNMTNLEGTDILAEKADRREFIDLLKKMLTLDADKRITPMKTLNHPFVTMTHLLHFPHSSHVKSCFQNMDICKRRCSAFENGKNMFASNNTPSAATNLTVTFSSQLNQHNQMASTGGQSLSLSSNVPLLNYQPGLYQQATINIPGLAQQGVPLQTRPTQLCAQTEPFQQTLIVCPPTIQGLQTSNKPSAYPVRMDNSVPLVPQNQSSQSLHIQPGMLAQQGWPAGTQQILIPSTWQQMPGMAIHNPGQAVVPDSPMGAPASDSQQASGWRSRHGSQYDGVSQQDSGAGRHAGSQNHTSGAAHSRSQQGKRSKARHAESKARPVLSMHSATSVVHNTSAFAGDQSQPIVISDTPSPAVSIITIHSDSEDENDRKFPAACTGTSQRTNVISCVTVHDSHDSDSSTSSPLSPKTTSQPTKSLAIIMPSVKSQPGESTSHKAPTAPDQATNISGKSKKGSTQQSSRPGDSSTDRHQRAASSRSQPLNLSQVQQSVMSSSHDQTGSSSSLRRQPTYPPPVSSHSSYRLHENSLFSSTPNLYAYPASAALASVSQAVDQMQGGPSHHSRATGAYSSLALLQKNGSLGLGGSAAGQYGNHHHHQQQQQQPQPQPQLGGQPLHRSSAAYQRKLNQYPYL; this is encoded by the exons ATGTCAGATCGGCTGCGGTGTGTTGAGCCATCAGATACAG ACATGGCGTCGCAGCTCCAGGtgttctcctctccctctgtgtcctcCAGTGCCTACTCTCGTTCAAAGAGGCTCAAGGTGGAGAACTCTGCCTGGGATGTGTCCAACCATACCAACCTGGGAGACGGTTACTACCAGCAGAGCCCTACCCAGGGAGCTGCAGCCTCCACCTCCGGTTCCAACTTCAACCCAGTGTACAACTCCAACCAGGTGCCCCCGCCGACCGCAGGCTCCCGGGAGCAGACGGTGGTTCGTGCAGCAGACAGCACGGGTAGCCTGCGTgggcctccctcctcctcctcttcatcctcctcctccagccgTCGTGTCAAAGATGCAGAGTCGTCCTCGCAGCCGTGCGACCTCTACCACAAGCAGTACAGCTTGAAGCGCAAGAGCGAGGAGGTGGACAGCAGTGACAGCGTCCAGATACTGGAGGAGCTCTCAGCCCCCGTGGTCTCAAACCGCACTGGTGGAGCAGGGGGGACCACCACAGCTCAGTCCATAGCACATTCCACTTCTACCACGAAGAGCAGCAACTCCCACAGCGAGGGGGACTACCAGCTGGTCCAGCACGAGATTCTGTGCTCCATGTCCAACAGCTATGAGGTGCTCGAGTTCCTGGGCCGCGGCACCTTTGGTCAGGTGGCAAAATGCTGGAAGCGGGGCACAAATGAGATAGTTGCAATTAAAATCTTGAAGAACCACCCTTCTTATGCGCGTCAAGGTCAAATAGAA GTGAGCATCCTGAGCAGGCTGAGCACAGAGAACGCTGACGAGTTCAACTTTGTCCGCTCATACGAGTGTTTCCAGCACAAGAACCACACGTGCCTTGTGTTTGAGATGCTGGAGCAGAACCTTTACGACTTCCTGAAGCACAGCAAGTTCAGCCCCCTGCTGCTCAAATGTATTCGGCCGATTCTGCAGCAGGTCGCCACGGCGCTGATGAAGCTGAAAAGCCTGGGGCTGATCCACGCCGACCTTAAGCCTGAAAACATTATGTTGGTGGACCCTCTGAGGCAGCCGTACAGAGTTAAAGTCATTGATTTCGGCTCTGCGAGCCACGTGTCCAAAGCAGTTTGCTCCACCTACCTACAGTCTCGGTACTACAG AGCTCCAGAGATCATTCTGGGTCTTCCTTTCTGTGAAGCCATTGACATGTGGTCTTTGGGATGTGTGATTGCTGAGCTGTTTTTAGGATGGCCCCTCTACCCCGGTGCCTCGGAGTACGACCAG ATTCGTTACATTTCCCAGACCCAGGGCCTTCCGGCAGAGTACCTGCTGAGCGCGGGAACCAAGACCAGCCGCTTTTTCAACCGAGGCCCTGACTCAAGCTACCCCCTCTGGAGACTGAAG ACACCTGCAGAGCACGAAGCAGAGATGGGGATCAAGTCGAAGGAGGCGAGAAAATACATCTTCAACTGTCTAGATGACATGATGCAG GTGAACATGACGAATCTGGAGGGGACGGACATCTTGGCAGAGAAGGCTGACAGACGGGAATTCATCGACCTGCTGAAGAAGATGCTGACACTAGACGCAGACAAACGGATAACTCCCATGAAGACGCTCAACCACCCCTTTGTTACCATGACGCATTTGCTGCACTTCCCTCACAGCTCGCA CGTCAAGTCCTGCTTCCAAAATATGGACATATGCAAACGCAGATGCAGCGCGTTTGAAAATGGAAAGAATATGTTTGCCAGCAACAACACCCCAAGTGCAGCCACCAACCTCACTGTAACCTTCAGTAGCCAATTAAACCAGCACAATCAG ATGGCCTCTACAGGAGGACAGTCCCTGTCTCTCAGCAGCAACGTCCCGCTGCTCAACTACCAGCCGGGCCTCTACCAGCAGGCCACCATAAACATCCCCGGCCTGGCCCAGCAGGGTGTGCCCCTGCAGACCAGACCCACCCAGCTTTGTGCCCAGACTGAACCCTTCCAGCAAACACTCATAGTCTGCCCCCCCACCATACAGG GTCTTCAAACTTCCAATAAACCCTCTGCTTATCCAGTGAGGATGGACAACTCGGTACCCTTAGTTCCTCAGAACCAGTCATCCCAGTCTCTTCACATCCAGCCTGGCATGCTGGCACAG CAGGGCTGGCCTGCAGGCACACAGCAGATCCTCATCCCTTCCACGTGGCAGCAGATGCCAGGCATGGCCATCCATAATCCTGGGCAGGCTGTAGTGCCCGACTCACCCATGGGAGCCCCTGCTTCTGACAGTCAGCAAGCTTCTGGCTGGAG gAGTCGTCATGGCAGCCAGTATGATGGTGTCAGTCAGCAGGACTCTGGTGCTGGGCGACACGCTGGCTCTCAAAACCACACCTCAGGGGCCGCTCACTCAAGATCCCAACAGGGCAAGAGGTCAAAGGCTCGACATGCCGAGAGCAAAGCCAG ACCTGTGTTGTCAATGCATTCAGCCACGTCTGTGGTCCACAACACTTCTGCGTTTGCTGGTGACCAGTCTCAGCCCATTGTCATCTCTGACACACCAAGTCCCGCCGTCAGCATCATCACTATCCACAGTGACTCCGAGGACGAGAACGACAGGAAGTTCCCTGCTGCCTG cacTGGAACAAGCCAGAGGACCAACGTGATCAGCTGTGTGACAGTACACGACTCCCATGACTCTGACTCATCCACCAGCAGCCCGCTTAGTCCCAAGACCACCTCACAGCCCACCAAGTCTCTGGCCATCATCATGCCCTCAGTGAAGAGCCAGCCTGGAGAGAGCACAAGCCACAAAGCTCCAACAGCTCCAG ATCAAGCTACAAACATTTCTGGAAAGTCTAAGAAGGGGTCCACTCAGCAGTCCAGTCGGCCAGGAGATTCCAGCACCGACCGTCACCAACGGGCCGCATCCAGCAGATCTCAGCCTCTTAACCTGAGTCAG GTACAGCAGTCTGTGATGTCATCATCCCACGACCAAACAGGAAGCAGTAGTTCCCTGAGGCGGCAGCCCACATACCCCCCTCCCGTCTCCTCCCACTCATCCTACCGGCTTCATGAGAACAGCCTCTTTAGCTCCACCCCCAACCTGTACGCCTACCCTGCATCTGCCGCCTTGGCTTCTGTGTCCCAAGCTGTGGACCAGATGCAAGGGGGTCCTTCCCACCACAGCAGAGCAACCGGGGCTTACTCCTCGCTGGCGCTGCTCCAGAAGAATGGCAGCTTAGGCCTGGGAGGGTCTGCTGCAGGACAGTACggcaaccaccaccaccaccaacaacagcagcagcagccgcagccgCAGCCGCAGCTTGGAGGGCAGCCCTTACACCGCTCCAGTGCCGCATACCAGCGAAAACTCAACCAGTATCCCTACCTGTGA
- the hipk1a gene encoding homeodomain-interacting protein kinase 1 isoform X3, translated as MASQLQVFSSPSVSSSAYSRSKRLKVENSAWDVSNHTNLGDGYYQQSPTQGAAASTSGSNFNPVYNSNQVPPPTAGSREQTVVRAADSTGSLRGPPSSSSSSSSSSRRVKDAESSSQPCDLYHKQYSLKRKSEEVDSSDSVQILEELSAPVVSNRTGGAGGTTTAQSIAHSTSTTKSSNSHSEGDYQLVQHEILCSMSNSYEVLEFLGRGTFGQVAKCWKRGTNEIVAIKILKNHPSYARQGQIEVSILSRLSTENADEFNFVRSYECFQHKNHTCLVFEMLEQNLYDFLKHSKFSPLLLKCIRPILQQVATALMKLKSLGLIHADLKPENIMLVDPLRQPYRVKVIDFGSASHVSKAVCSTYLQSRYYRAPEIILGLPFCEAIDMWSLGCVIAELFLGWPLYPGASEYDQIRYISQTQGLPAEYLLSAGTKTSRFFNRGPDSSYPLWRLKTPAEHEAEMGIKSKEARKYIFNCLDDMMQVNMTNLEGTDILAEKADRREFIDLLKKMLTLDADKRITPMKTLNHPFVTMTHLLHFPHSSHVKSCFQNMDICKRRCSAFENGKNMFASNNTPSAATNLTVTFSSQLNQHNQMASTGGQSLSLSSNVPLLNYQPGLYQQATINIPGLAQQGVPLQTRPTQLCAQTEPFQQTLIVCPPTIQGLQTSNKPSAYPVRMDNSVPLVPQNQSSQSLHIQPGMLAQASLDPLLVGSLFASVAGMPRLGSVRLPAGCRGGNLCGFLDHDASMLQGWPAGTQQILIPSTWQQMPGMAIHNPGQAVVPDSPMGAPASDSQQASGWRSRHGSQYDGVSQQDSGAGRHAGSQNHTSGAAHSRSQQGKRSKARHAESKARPVLSMHSATSVVHNTSAFAGDQSQPIVISDTPSPAVSIITIHSDSEDENDRKFPAACTGTSQRTNVISCVTVHDSHDSDSSTSSPLSPKTTSQPTKSLAIIMPSVKSQPGESTSHKAPTAPDQATNISGKSKKGSTQQSSRPGDSSTDRHQRAASSRSQPLNLSQVQQSVMSSSHDQTGSSSSLRRQPTYPPPVSSHSSYRLHENSLFSSTPNLYAYPASAALASVSQAVDQMQGGPSHHSRATGAYSSLALLQKNGSLGLGGSAAGQYGNHHHHQQQQQQPQPQPQLGGQPLHRSSAAYQRKLNQYPYL; from the exons ATGGCGTCGCAGCTCCAGGtgttctcctctccctctgtgtcctcCAGTGCCTACTCTCGTTCAAAGAGGCTCAAGGTGGAGAACTCTGCCTGGGATGTGTCCAACCATACCAACCTGGGAGACGGTTACTACCAGCAGAGCCCTACCCAGGGAGCTGCAGCCTCCACCTCCGGTTCCAACTTCAACCCAGTGTACAACTCCAACCAGGTGCCCCCGCCGACCGCAGGCTCCCGGGAGCAGACGGTGGTTCGTGCAGCAGACAGCACGGGTAGCCTGCGTgggcctccctcctcctcctcttcatcctcctcctccagccgTCGTGTCAAAGATGCAGAGTCGTCCTCGCAGCCGTGCGACCTCTACCACAAGCAGTACAGCTTGAAGCGCAAGAGCGAGGAGGTGGACAGCAGTGACAGCGTCCAGATACTGGAGGAGCTCTCAGCCCCCGTGGTCTCAAACCGCACTGGTGGAGCAGGGGGGACCACCACAGCTCAGTCCATAGCACATTCCACTTCTACCACGAAGAGCAGCAACTCCCACAGCGAGGGGGACTACCAGCTGGTCCAGCACGAGATTCTGTGCTCCATGTCCAACAGCTATGAGGTGCTCGAGTTCCTGGGCCGCGGCACCTTTGGTCAGGTGGCAAAATGCTGGAAGCGGGGCACAAATGAGATAGTTGCAATTAAAATCTTGAAGAACCACCCTTCTTATGCGCGTCAAGGTCAAATAGAA GTGAGCATCCTGAGCAGGCTGAGCACAGAGAACGCTGACGAGTTCAACTTTGTCCGCTCATACGAGTGTTTCCAGCACAAGAACCACACGTGCCTTGTGTTTGAGATGCTGGAGCAGAACCTTTACGACTTCCTGAAGCACAGCAAGTTCAGCCCCCTGCTGCTCAAATGTATTCGGCCGATTCTGCAGCAGGTCGCCACGGCGCTGATGAAGCTGAAAAGCCTGGGGCTGATCCACGCCGACCTTAAGCCTGAAAACATTATGTTGGTGGACCCTCTGAGGCAGCCGTACAGAGTTAAAGTCATTGATTTCGGCTCTGCGAGCCACGTGTCCAAAGCAGTTTGCTCCACCTACCTACAGTCTCGGTACTACAG AGCTCCAGAGATCATTCTGGGTCTTCCTTTCTGTGAAGCCATTGACATGTGGTCTTTGGGATGTGTGATTGCTGAGCTGTTTTTAGGATGGCCCCTCTACCCCGGTGCCTCGGAGTACGACCAG ATTCGTTACATTTCCCAGACCCAGGGCCTTCCGGCAGAGTACCTGCTGAGCGCGGGAACCAAGACCAGCCGCTTTTTCAACCGAGGCCCTGACTCAAGCTACCCCCTCTGGAGACTGAAG ACACCTGCAGAGCACGAAGCAGAGATGGGGATCAAGTCGAAGGAGGCGAGAAAATACATCTTCAACTGTCTAGATGACATGATGCAG GTGAACATGACGAATCTGGAGGGGACGGACATCTTGGCAGAGAAGGCTGACAGACGGGAATTCATCGACCTGCTGAAGAAGATGCTGACACTAGACGCAGACAAACGGATAACTCCCATGAAGACGCTCAACCACCCCTTTGTTACCATGACGCATTTGCTGCACTTCCCTCACAGCTCGCA CGTCAAGTCCTGCTTCCAAAATATGGACATATGCAAACGCAGATGCAGCGCGTTTGAAAATGGAAAGAATATGTTTGCCAGCAACAACACCCCAAGTGCAGCCACCAACCTCACTGTAACCTTCAGTAGCCAATTAAACCAGCACAATCAG ATGGCCTCTACAGGAGGACAGTCCCTGTCTCTCAGCAGCAACGTCCCGCTGCTCAACTACCAGCCGGGCCTCTACCAGCAGGCCACCATAAACATCCCCGGCCTGGCCCAGCAGGGTGTGCCCCTGCAGACCAGACCCACCCAGCTTTGTGCCCAGACTGAACCCTTCCAGCAAACACTCATAGTCTGCCCCCCCACCATACAGG GTCTTCAAACTTCCAATAAACCCTCTGCTTATCCAGTGAGGATGGACAACTCGGTACCCTTAGTTCCTCAGAACCAGTCATCCCAGTCTCTTCACATCCAGCCTGGCATGCTGGCACAG GCCTCCCTGGACCCCCTGTTGGTAGGCAGCTTGTTCGCCTCAGTGGCGGGAATGCCACGTTTAGGCTCGGTCCGGCTTCCAGCTGGCTGTAGGGGTGGAAACCTCTGCGGCTTTCTGGATCACGATGCCTCCATGCTG CAGGGCTGGCCTGCAGGCACACAGCAGATCCTCATCCCTTCCACGTGGCAGCAGATGCCAGGCATGGCCATCCATAATCCTGGGCAGGCTGTAGTGCCCGACTCACCCATGGGAGCCCCTGCTTCTGACAGTCAGCAAGCTTCTGGCTGGAG gAGTCGTCATGGCAGCCAGTATGATGGTGTCAGTCAGCAGGACTCTGGTGCTGGGCGACACGCTGGCTCTCAAAACCACACCTCAGGGGCCGCTCACTCAAGATCCCAACAGGGCAAGAGGTCAAAGGCTCGACATGCCGAGAGCAAAGCCAG ACCTGTGTTGTCAATGCATTCAGCCACGTCTGTGGTCCACAACACTTCTGCGTTTGCTGGTGACCAGTCTCAGCCCATTGTCATCTCTGACACACCAAGTCCCGCCGTCAGCATCATCACTATCCACAGTGACTCCGAGGACGAGAACGACAGGAAGTTCCCTGCTGCCTG cacTGGAACAAGCCAGAGGACCAACGTGATCAGCTGTGTGACAGTACACGACTCCCATGACTCTGACTCATCCACCAGCAGCCCGCTTAGTCCCAAGACCACCTCACAGCCCACCAAGTCTCTGGCCATCATCATGCCCTCAGTGAAGAGCCAGCCTGGAGAGAGCACAAGCCACAAAGCTCCAACAGCTCCAG ATCAAGCTACAAACATTTCTGGAAAGTCTAAGAAGGGGTCCACTCAGCAGTCCAGTCGGCCAGGAGATTCCAGCACCGACCGTCACCAACGGGCCGCATCCAGCAGATCTCAGCCTCTTAACCTGAGTCAG GTACAGCAGTCTGTGATGTCATCATCCCACGACCAAACAGGAAGCAGTAGTTCCCTGAGGCGGCAGCCCACATACCCCCCTCCCGTCTCCTCCCACTCATCCTACCGGCTTCATGAGAACAGCCTCTTTAGCTCCACCCCCAACCTGTACGCCTACCCTGCATCTGCCGCCTTGGCTTCTGTGTCCCAAGCTGTGGACCAGATGCAAGGGGGTCCTTCCCACCACAGCAGAGCAACCGGGGCTTACTCCTCGCTGGCGCTGCTCCAGAAGAATGGCAGCTTAGGCCTGGGAGGGTCTGCTGCAGGACAGTACggcaaccaccaccaccaccaacaacagcagcagcagccgcagccgCAGCCGCAGCTTGGAGGGCAGCCCTTACACCGCTCCAGTGCCGCATACCAGCGAAAACTCAACCAGTATCCCTACCTGTGA